A stretch of Candidatus Vicinibacter affinis DNA encodes these proteins:
- a CDS encoding leucine--tRNA ligase, with protein MDYNHREVEKKWKKNWLDNQVYKVEDNFSKPKYYVLDMFPYPSGSGLHVGHPLGYIASDIFARHKKMSGFNVLHPMGFDAFGLPAEQYAIQTGVHPAKSTMDNIQRYRDQLSNIGLNYDWSREVITCNPSYYRWTQWIFLKLFKHYFNISIKQARPIEELILHFETKGSANSLAFGLEEQNFSAEEWHAMSAFEKSRILMNYRLAYRKESFVNWCEGLGTVLANDEIKDGVSERGGFPVEKKPMTQWALRISAYAERLLNDLDTLDWSDALKTMQKNWIGKSTGAQIYFKIKDSEQKLEIFTTRPDTIFGVSFMVIAPEHELVNKLTTASNKNQVEEYLEYVNKRSDRERLSDIKTVTGVFTGSYAINPISGKTIPIWISEYVLIEYGTGAIMAVPGHDLRDQAFATKFNLPILSVVDQSAFPSASPEDKLGNMINSDLLDGLLVKDAIEKIIREIERLEIGKEKVQYRMRDANFSRQRYWGEPFPVYYDKEGVCHPIDESELPLILPHIDQINAGIGGKSPLAAAEDWVNFSDNKTRETDTMPGYAGSSWYFLRYMDPTNSTEFASKNNMIYWQDVDLYIGGTEHAVGHLMYARFWHKFLNDLGYVPTIEPFKKLVNQGMIQGMIESLCLVKETHPPHFISTEIAKNYLPEELAFIPVHKDFVMNYGSIEAHLNLDGIQKFLDWRSDYSSAIFENENFKGSYKELPTDFRIKTKTEVGKMSKRYHNVVNPDDVVEEYGADCFRMYEMFLGPIEDSKPWDTKGISGVAGFLKKYYQLFFGDKNNFNLTDELPTSEELKILHTCIKKVNNDVQVLSFNTSVSAFMICVNELRKLNCNKKEILLTLNKLLAPFAPFITEEIHFASGGNGSVHHQEMPLHDEKHLTSEEINYPVSVNGKKRCEWLVLKTKPDHELMEEVLLLDEIKKWVEGQSIKKIIIVPGRMINIVL; from the coding sequence ATGGACTACAATCATAGGGAAGTTGAAAAAAAATGGAAGAAAAATTGGTTAGATAATCAAGTTTACAAAGTAGAAGATAATTTTTCAAAACCTAAGTATTACGTTCTGGACATGTTTCCGTATCCTTCCGGCTCGGGTTTGCATGTAGGTCACCCTTTGGGATATATTGCTTCTGACATTTTTGCCCGGCATAAGAAAATGTCCGGTTTTAATGTACTGCATCCTATGGGTTTTGACGCGTTTGGCTTGCCTGCTGAACAGTATGCAATTCAGACCGGTGTGCACCCAGCCAAATCAACCATGGATAACATACAGCGCTATCGGGATCAACTTTCAAATATTGGTTTGAATTATGACTGGAGCCGGGAAGTAATCACTTGCAATCCTTCTTACTACCGATGGACTCAGTGGATATTTTTAAAATTATTCAAACACTATTTCAACATTTCCATCAAACAAGCAAGGCCTATCGAAGAATTGATTCTACATTTTGAAACAAAGGGGTCTGCCAACTCACTGGCATTTGGTTTGGAAGAGCAAAATTTCAGTGCAGAGGAATGGCATGCTATGTCTGCATTTGAAAAATCCAGGATACTGATGAACTATCGTCTTGCCTATAGAAAGGAAAGTTTTGTGAATTGGTGTGAGGGATTGGGTACCGTACTTGCTAATGATGAAATTAAAGACGGAGTTTCCGAAAGAGGAGGTTTTCCTGTCGAAAAAAAACCAATGACCCAATGGGCATTAAGAATTTCGGCTTATGCAGAAAGATTGTTGAATGATTTGGATACCCTGGACTGGTCAGATGCATTAAAAACCATGCAAAAAAATTGGATTGGAAAATCCACGGGGGCACAGATTTATTTTAAAATTAAAGACAGCGAGCAAAAACTAGAAATATTTACAACCAGACCTGATACCATATTCGGTGTCAGTTTTATGGTCATAGCTCCAGAACATGAACTGGTTAACAAACTTACTACGGCTTCCAATAAAAATCAGGTAGAGGAATACCTTGAATATGTCAATAAAAGATCAGACCGGGAACGTCTTTCAGATATAAAAACGGTAACCGGTGTATTTACAGGATCCTATGCAATTAATCCAATTTCAGGAAAAACTATTCCAATATGGATATCAGAATATGTTTTGATTGAATATGGGACAGGTGCCATCATGGCTGTACCGGGACATGACTTGCGGGACCAGGCATTTGCAACAAAATTCAATCTTCCCATTTTATCGGTAGTTGATCAATCTGCTTTTCCTTCAGCAAGTCCGGAAGATAAATTAGGGAACATGATCAACTCAGATTTGCTGGATGGACTTTTAGTCAAAGACGCAATAGAAAAAATTATCCGAGAAATAGAAAGACTTGAAATCGGAAAAGAAAAAGTGCAATACAGGATGCGTGATGCCAATTTCAGTCGACAGAGATATTGGGGTGAACCCTTTCCTGTTTATTACGACAAAGAAGGAGTTTGTCATCCCATTGATGAATCTGAATTACCGCTCATCCTTCCTCATATTGATCAAATAAATGCAGGCATAGGTGGAAAATCCCCTTTAGCAGCCGCGGAAGATTGGGTTAATTTTTCAGACAACAAGACCAGAGAAACGGATACCATGCCTGGTTATGCGGGATCAAGTTGGTATTTTTTACGATACATGGATCCAACCAACTCCACTGAATTTGCCTCCAAAAATAATATGATCTACTGGCAAGATGTAGATCTTTACATTGGTGGTACGGAACATGCAGTCGGACATCTGATGTATGCTCGCTTTTGGCATAAATTTTTAAATGATCTCGGTTATGTGCCTACTATAGAACCCTTTAAAAAATTAGTTAATCAGGGCATGATCCAGGGAATGATCGAAAGTCTCTGCCTGGTCAAAGAAACCCATCCTCCGCATTTTATATCAACTGAAATAGCTAAAAATTATCTTCCGGAAGAATTAGCCTTTATTCCTGTGCATAAAGATTTCGTAATGAATTATGGCAGTATCGAGGCTCATTTAAATTTGGATGGCATACAAAAGTTTTTGGATTGGAGATCCGATTATTCCAGTGCAATTTTTGAAAACGAAAATTTCAAAGGTTCCTATAAAGAATTGCCCACAGACTTTAGAATAAAAACCAAAACCGAGGTCGGAAAAATGTCCAAACGATATCATAATGTGGTCAATCCAGATGATGTGGTAGAAGAATACGGAGCTGATTGTTTTAGAATGTATGAAATGTTTCTGGGCCCTATTGAGGATTCTAAACCCTGGGATACCAAAGGAATAAGTGGGGTTGCTGGTTTTTTAAAAAAATATTACCAACTATTTTTTGGAGATAAAAATAATTTTAATTTAACAGACGAACTTCCAACAAGTGAAGAACTGAAAATACTACATACCTGTATTAAGAAAGTAAACAATGATGTGCAGGTTCTTTCATTCAATACTTCAGTGAGTGCATTTATGATTTGTGTAAATGAGTTACGTAAATTAAACTGCAATAAAAAAGAAATTTTACTGACATTAAACAAACTCCTTGCACCCTTCGCACCATTTATCACAGAAGAAATTCATTTTGCATCAGGCGGAAACGGTTCAGTTCATCATCAGGAAATGCCTCTTCATGATGAAAAACATCTTACTTCTGAAGAAATAAATTATCCGGTAAGTGTGAATGGTAAGAAACGATGCGAATGGCTTGTCCTAAAAACAAAACCGGATCACGAACTGATGGAAGAGGTTCTCTTGCTGGATGAAATAAAAAAATGGGTTGAAGGTCAGTCAATCAAAAAAATCATAATTGTACCCGGAAGAATGATTAATATTGTTTTATGA
- a CDS encoding cbb3-type cytochrome c oxidase subunit I, giving the protein MENQNTSSKSISYIMNTKNWWGPLTFILIISILGVGMIGYQTYIDAPPMSGFSDDKGNVVIDKKTLEHGQEVFHKYALMEYGSFFGDGAQRGPDFTAEALHKMSVFMADFYAKEFTAAKGSAPDEFMMKQINERIKQELKVNRFNKAKDIVMLTPAQNYAHAQLQNYYLEIYKGGKKEKGFPPTNYITDDVEIKDLSSFFFWGAWVCVTERPGTTYSYTHNWPYDPGSGNTPTSPVILWSVLGLLAFVLMCGIVLYFIGQYNQLPNKFFKPSTKDLFSMERVARFSPTPTQKASFKFFFVAILLFFLQVSSGLITINDFINWLSYIGIHISDDVPVTISRSWHLMLSLYWISTCWIASSIFILPILSKKEVKGQLVLVNTLFVLLFLLVGGSLTGMVLGPLGLMGEWWYWLGHQGWEFVDFGKVYQVLLMGIFILWGTVVYRGIKPALIKGQPWNLPNWILYSVIGIPLLFLSGFVAKPETNFVIADFWRWMVIHMWVEAFFEVFITVIVSYLMVLMGLVSRQAAIRVVYFATVLFLGTGLLGISHNFYWNAKPVATMALGSVFSTLQFVPLILLTVEAWRFKNMPKLAVGDVEHKQLGNFGFPEVFLFLIAVNFWNFFGAGVLGIIINLPIMNYFEHGTYLTVNHAHAALMGVYGNISIAALLFASRLLIKDKNWNTKVVTFSFWSINVGLMLMVVLDLFPAGSIQFKAVVERGLWFGRSSEFIDYGIFNSLTWLRGIGATVFFGGGVIPLTWFIVSRVKSLKANALSIEEMDPQQVAVQKYQTVPEKEMVF; this is encoded by the coding sequence ATGGAAAATCAAAATACTTCTTCGAAGAGCATCAGTTATATAATGAATACAAAAAACTGGTGGGGGCCTTTAACATTTATTTTAATCATCAGCATATTGGGTGTCGGTATGATTGGGTATCAGACCTACATTGATGCTCCGCCAATGTCTGGTTTTAGTGACGATAAAGGGAATGTTGTTATAGATAAGAAGACTCTTGAGCATGGACAAGAGGTGTTTCATAAGTATGCATTAATGGAGTACGGAAGTTTTTTTGGCGATGGAGCACAGCGAGGTCCAGATTTTACGGCAGAGGCACTCCACAAAATGTCGGTTTTTATGGCAGACTTTTATGCTAAAGAATTTACTGCGGCAAAGGGGAGTGCACCTGATGAATTTATGATGAAACAAATCAATGAGCGCATCAAGCAGGAACTTAAAGTGAATCGCTTTAACAAAGCTAAGGATATTGTGATGCTTACTCCGGCTCAAAATTATGCTCATGCACAATTGCAGAATTATTATTTAGAGATTTATAAAGGTGGAAAAAAGGAAAAGGGATTTCCTCCAACCAATTATATTACGGATGATGTTGAAATAAAGGATTTGAGTTCTTTCTTTTTTTGGGGCGCCTGGGTATGTGTTACGGAGCGACCTGGAACCACTTATAGTTACACACACAATTGGCCCTATGATCCGGGGTCAGGGAACACCCCTACGTCTCCGGTGATACTTTGGAGCGTTTTGGGTTTATTGGCCTTTGTTTTGATGTGCGGAATTGTGCTTTATTTTATTGGACAATACAATCAGTTACCTAATAAATTTTTTAAACCATCCACAAAAGATTTATTTTCAATGGAAAGGGTGGCGAGGTTTTCTCCAACACCCACTCAAAAGGCCAGTTTTAAATTTTTCTTTGTGGCCATTCTGCTTTTCTTTCTACAGGTTTCCAGTGGACTCATCACAATTAATGATTTTATCAATTGGTTAAGTTACATAGGTATTCATATTTCTGATGATGTACCTGTGACCATTTCGAGGAGTTGGCATTTGATGCTATCGCTTTATTGGATTTCAACTTGTTGGATAGCTTCTTCAATTTTTATTTTACCAATACTGTCTAAGAAGGAAGTGAAAGGGCAATTGGTCTTAGTAAATACCTTATTTGTATTGTTGTTCCTGCTCGTAGGCGGTTCATTAACAGGAATGGTATTGGGGCCATTGGGATTGATGGGAGAGTGGTGGTATTGGTTAGGACATCAGGGATGGGAATTTGTAGACTTTGGAAAAGTATATCAGGTGTTGCTCATGGGAATATTTATATTGTGGGGCACTGTTGTGTACCGTGGAATTAAGCCGGCTCTTATAAAGGGACAACCATGGAATCTGCCAAATTGGATCTTGTATTCTGTCATTGGAATTCCACTTTTATTTCTTTCAGGATTTGTTGCAAAGCCGGAGACCAATTTTGTGATCGCTGATTTTTGGAGATGGATGGTAATACATATGTGGGTCGAAGCATTTTTCGAAGTTTTCATTACGGTTATTGTTTCTTACCTGATGGTGTTGATGGGTTTAGTAAGCAGGCAGGCGGCCATTCGTGTTGTTTATTTTGCTACGGTATTATTTTTAGGAACCGGATTGCTGGGAATCTCACATAACTTTTATTGGAATGCGAAACCTGTTGCCACCATGGCTTTGGGAAGTGTATTTTCTACTTTGCAATTTGTACCACTTATTTTACTTACGGTGGAGGCATGGCGATTTAAAAATATGCCAAAGTTGGCAGTCGGTGATGTTGAGCATAAGCAACTAGGGAATTTTGGATTTCCTGAAGTGTTCTTATTTTTAATTGCGGTCAACTTTTGGAATTTTTTTGGTGCCGGCGTTTTAGGAATCATCATCAATTTGCCAATCATGAATTATTTCGAACATGGAACATACCTGACGGTCAACCATGCGCATGCTGCCTTAATGGGTGTGTATGGAAATATTTCTATTGCTGCTCTATTATTTGCTTCGAGATTGTTGATCAAGGATAAAAATTGGAACACCAAAGTGGTAACATTTTCTTTCTGGTCCATTAATGTTGGACTGATGTTAATGGTAGTATTGGATCTCTTTCCAGCCGGATCTATCCAGTTTAAGGCTGTTGTAGAGCGTGGGTTATGGTTTGGTCGTTCATCTGAATTTATAGATTATGGTATTTTTAATTCATTGACCTGGCTACGGGGGATTGGAGCTACTGTTTTTTTTGGTGGGGGTGTCATTCCATTAACTTGGTTTATTGTTTCGAGGGTAAAATCCTTAAAGGCGAATGCTTTAAGCATTGAAGAGATGGATCCTCAGCAAGTTGCTGTTCAAAAATATCAAACCGTTCCGGAAAAAGAAATGGTATTTTAG
- a CDS encoding single-stranded DNA-binding protein has protein sequence MNTLRNSVQLVGHLGKDPEVTDLDKGKKLARVSMAVNEYYTSAKGEKTSNTQWVNLIAWDKKAEYLSNHLVKGNEVMVQGKLSSRSYEDKSGQTKYVTEIVVNEVYKINRPKED, from the coding sequence ATGAACACACTACGCAATTCAGTCCAGTTAGTTGGACATTTAGGTAAAGATCCTGAAGTTACTGATCTTGACAAAGGAAAGAAGTTAGCCAGAGTTTCAATGGCAGTTAATGAATATTACACATCTGCTAAAGGTGAAAAGACCAGTAACACACAATGGGTAAATCTTATCGCCTGGGATAAGAAGGCAGAATACCTGAGCAATCACCTTGTAAAAGGAAATGAGGTGATGGTACAGGGTAAGCTTTCGTCACGATCCTATGAGGATAAATCAGGACAGACAAAATATGTTACCGAAATTGTGGTCAATGAAGTTTATAAAATCAACAGGCCAAAAGAAGACTGA
- a CDS encoding TonB-dependent receptor yields MAKLQIFNISGKEIFRIFSILVLILPFIPSFSPLRAQDKVEGVVKDKRTNHPLQGVIVRTGSAGTVTDDKGYFQITMDPNGLKQLNFSYLSYKQLELKPDQLEQIQGLLEILMEEENVLLQTAVISSSRFERPISESPVSMELIKPEYPERLTSTSVQQVLDRVPGVQILDGQANIRGGSGYSYGAGSRVMLIMDDLPILQPDAGFPNWDDLPLENVGQIEIVKGAASALYGSAAMNGIIHFRNIKPSLEPFTRISIIPRVYLTPKSGNQWWGKSNNIQPGEFISTFVHRKRFQSTDLVLGGYYGNKTGFNQGNNSQNFRINGNIAHHFSEKLAATLGVNINTGNSSSFFYWNGEGSFSGDTTSYSNSEKLRFSLDPSVQYFTSKNFKHKLMTRWLHVNNNVDNNQSNKSENFYSEYQIQKTFKSLGLSFNAGIVGSTSYINAKLYSDTIFNSFNLASYVQFEQKLFDRLNLSAGIRYEYFSLTGPNSISGKSIKNPSVDQRPVFRLGANYRLMAATYLRASWGQGFRFPTIAEKYITTNAGGIMVTPNPDLKSEYGDSYEIGVKQGLIIGRFKGMVDFSGFLSRYQNMMEFSLLFKDFRFLFQSQNVGDTRIKGFEIGAQGVFDFGLHKIQVAGGYTYIDPKFKEWDITGKDVAINTLDKATQAQRNAASSTSSLNVLKYRSKHLFRWDVEYQFKKFFAGLNFNYASHVAAVDWLFEVDVFIPGVKEFRKKHNYGYRIYDFRIGYQFEKYELQINLNNAFNEAYTFRPGLMEAPRNISARMAWRING; encoded by the coding sequence ATGGCCAAGTTACAGATATTCAATATTAGTGGAAAGGAAATCTTTAGGATTTTTTCGATTTTGGTTCTAATCCTTCCTTTTATACCTAGTTTTTCACCTTTGAGGGCACAGGATAAAGTGGAAGGAGTGGTTAAGGACAAAAGGACAAATCACCCACTCCAGGGAGTCATTGTCAGGACAGGGTCTGCCGGCACGGTTACCGATGATAAAGGATATTTTCAAATAACTATGGATCCCAATGGGCTCAAGCAATTGAATTTTAGTTATCTCAGTTATAAGCAATTGGAATTAAAGCCTGATCAGTTGGAGCAAATCCAAGGATTATTGGAAATATTGATGGAGGAAGAAAATGTTTTGCTACAAACTGCTGTAATTAGTTCTTCAAGATTTGAGAGGCCAATCAGTGAGTCCCCTGTTTCGATGGAACTCATCAAGCCTGAATATCCTGAGAGGTTAACATCCACTTCCGTTCAACAGGTTTTAGATCGAGTACCCGGTGTTCAAATTTTAGACGGTCAGGCAAATATTCGAGGAGGGTCTGGCTATAGCTATGGAGCAGGAAGCAGAGTTATGTTGATAATGGATGACTTGCCCATCTTACAACCAGATGCCGGGTTTCCCAATTGGGATGATTTGCCTTTAGAGAATGTAGGGCAAATTGAAATTGTCAAGGGTGCGGCTTCAGCGTTGTATGGTTCTGCGGCTATGAATGGCATCATTCATTTTCGCAATATAAAACCATCCCTTGAGCCATTCACACGAATCAGCATTATTCCCCGGGTATATCTTACTCCAAAGTCCGGAAATCAATGGTGGGGAAAATCAAATAACATCCAACCAGGTGAGTTTATCAGCACATTTGTTCACCGAAAGAGATTCCAATCTACAGACTTAGTTCTTGGTGGGTATTATGGGAATAAAACCGGGTTTAATCAAGGCAATAACAGTCAGAATTTTCGAATCAACGGAAACATAGCCCATCATTTTAGTGAAAAATTAGCTGCCACCCTGGGAGTCAATATAAATACCGGAAACAGTTCGAGTTTTTTTTATTGGAACGGAGAAGGTTCTTTTTCAGGTGACACTACTTCCTATAGTAATTCAGAGAAATTGCGGTTTTCTTTAGATCCATCTGTTCAATATTTTACTTCAAAAAATTTTAAACATAAACTCATGACCAGATGGCTACATGTCAATAATAATGTTGACAATAACCAGTCCAACAAGAGTGAGAATTTTTATTCTGAATACCAAATTCAAAAAACATTTAAATCATTGGGCTTAAGTTTTAATGCAGGGATCGTGGGCAGTACTTCCTACATCAATGCAAAGCTTTATTCTGATACAATTTTTAATAGTTTTAATTTGGCGTCTTATGTGCAATTTGAACAAAAATTATTTGACAGACTCAATCTTAGTGCCGGAATCAGATATGAGTATTTTAGCTTAACTGGACCCAATTCAATTTCCGGAAAAAGCATTAAAAATCCATCGGTAGATCAGCGTCCGGTATTTCGGTTAGGGGCTAATTACAGACTCATGGCTGCAACTTATTTACGAGCAAGTTGGGGGCAAGGATTTCGCTTTCCAACGATTGCAGAGAAGTACATCACTACAAATGCAGGTGGCATTATGGTTACGCCAAATCCTGATCTAAAATCAGAATATGGTGATTCTTACGAAATTGGAGTCAAGCAAGGTTTAATCATTGGTAGATTTAAAGGGATGGTTGACTTTTCAGGATTTCTCTCGAGGTATCAAAATATGATGGAATTTTCTTTACTCTTTAAAGATTTCAGATTTTTATTTCAGTCTCAAAATGTTGGTGATACACGCATCAAAGGATTTGAAATCGGTGCACAGGGTGTTTTCGATTTTGGTCTACATAAAATTCAGGTGGCTGGTGGATATACCTATATAGATCCTAAATTTAAGGAGTGGGATATTACTGGTAAAGATGTTGCCATAAACACCTTGGACAAGGCTACGCAAGCCCAACGTAATGCAGCAAGCTCTACTTCTTCTTTAAATGTTCTTAAATATCGATCTAAGCATTTATTTAGATGGGATGTAGAATATCAGTTTAAGAAATTTTTTGCAGGGCTTAATTTCAACTATGCAAGTCATGTGGCGGCAGTAGATTGGTTATTTGAAGTGGATGTATTTATTCCGGGAGTGAAAGAATTTAGAAAAAAGCATAATTATGGATACCGGATATATGATTTCAGAATAGGCTATCAATTTGAGAAATATGAACTCCAAATAAATTTAAATAATGCATTTAACGAAGCCTATACTTTTAGACCTGGATTGATGGAGGCTCCAAGGAACATCAGTGCAAGAATGGCCTGGAGAATTAATGGTTAA
- a CDS encoding T9SS type A sorting domain-containing protein, with protein MRIRISLLYLNIFILIHENVSGQKYDNIWMMGCCYTPISRLNGGINLRFDLGGDPDTFFLSREIDFIETSISVSDPISGNLLFYSNGCHIYNKNDQIMELGKDINPGLTQKMACEEYAYDLSRGGVILPNTENKNKFYLIHRALDDTGKTIDRLYYSEVDLSFNQGLGRVIKKNVPLLKQRLYKSHFDVTKHANGRDYWIFTYNYSSDTVFRFLVQSNGIEGPLGQYFPIPRERFAQRANSTISPDGKTAVRIDPVNGLFLMDIDRETGLFSNLRQFPYWSSVDSSPVTSVAFSQNGKMLYVSSLLRLSQFDLEASNFFESRILIDTFDLFEDPYYTTFYLMQLAPNGKIYMNCTNGVRYLHTIHKPNERGKACDFRQHDFILPTQNAFTMPYFPNYRLGPITSIEQDLKINKSVVYPNPVKDKLFILNNNKENLHYEIIDIIGQNVLNGIVNNFIDVENLKNGFYFLKLKSTTEYRRIAKFEKIE; from the coding sequence ATGAGAATTAGAATAAGTCTTCTTTATTTAAATATTTTTATTCTCATTCATGAGAATGTATCAGGGCAAAAATATGACAATATCTGGATGATGGGTTGTTGTTATACTCCTATATCAAGACTTAATGGAGGAATAAATCTTCGTTTTGATCTTGGAGGAGACCCTGATACTTTCTTTTTAAGTCGTGAAATTGATTTTATAGAAACTTCAATTTCTGTATCAGATCCAATTAGTGGAAATTTATTGTTCTATTCAAATGGCTGCCATATTTACAATAAAAATGACCAAATTATGGAACTTGGTAAGGACATTAATCCCGGTCTGACCCAAAAAATGGCTTGTGAAGAATACGCATATGACCTTTCACGAGGTGGAGTCATATTGCCAAATACTGAAAACAAAAATAAGTTTTATTTAATACATAGAGCATTAGATGACACAGGAAAAACAATTGATAGACTTTATTATTCGGAGGTAGATTTATCCTTCAATCAAGGTCTTGGGAGAGTCATAAAGAAAAATGTTCCTCTGCTTAAACAAAGACTTTATAAAAGTCATTTTGATGTAACCAAGCATGCTAACGGAAGAGATTACTGGATCTTTACCTATAATTATAGTTCAGATACCGTATTTAGATTCTTAGTACAGAGCAATGGTATAGAAGGGCCATTAGGCCAATATTTCCCAATCCCACGAGAAAGATTTGCACAAAGAGCTAATTCAACTATATCCCCAGATGGAAAAACAGCTGTCCGAATTGATCCTGTAAATGGATTGTTCCTAATGGATATTGACAGAGAAACTGGATTATTTTCAAATTTAAGGCAGTTTCCTTATTGGTCATCTGTTGACAGTAGTCCTGTTACTAGCGTTGCATTTTCTCAAAATGGCAAGATGCTTTACGTTAGTTCATTATTGCGATTATCTCAATTTGACTTAGAAGCAAGTAATTTTTTTGAATCGAGAATATTAATTGATACATTCGATTTATTTGAAGATCCATATTATACCACTTTTTATTTAATGCAGCTTGCTCCAAATGGGAAGATTTATATGAACTGTACGAATGGTGTCAGGTATCTTCATACTATTCATAAACCTAATGAGAGAGGAAAAGCCTGTGATTTCAGGCAACATGATTTTATACTTCCCACACAAAATGCTTTTACTATGCCATATTTTCCAAATTATAGATTAGGGCCAATTACTTCTATAGAACAGGATCTAAAAATTAATAAATCAGTGGTATATCCGAATCCAGTAAAGGATAAATTATTTATACTAAACAATAACAAGGAAAATTTGCATTATGAAATTATTGACATAATTGGACAAAATGTTTTAAATGGAATAGTGAATAATTTTATTGATGTAGAAAATTTAAAGAATGGATTTTATTTTTTAAAGCTTAAATCCACAACGGAATATAGACGCATTGCAAAATTTGAAAAAATAGAATAA
- the ssb gene encoding single-stranded DNA-binding protein — protein MNALRNSVQLIGHLGKTPELITLEKGRLVAKATLATHETYTSNNGEHITNTHWHNLVAWGRLAENMSRILEKGTAVLIKGKLVTRSYEDKSGIPKLVTEIIVSDFFKMQKNQVA, from the coding sequence ATGAACGCACTACGTAATTCAGTCCAATTGATTGGGCACCTTGGAAAGACACCAGAACTGATCACCCTTGAAAAAGGCAGGTTGGTAGCCAAAGCAACTTTAGCTACGCATGAAACCTATACCTCAAACAATGGTGAGCACATTACCAACACCCATTGGCATAATCTTGTAGCCTGGGGGCGTTTGGCTGAGAACATGAGCAGGATTTTAGAAAAAGGAACTGCAGTATTAATAAAGGGTAAGTTGGTCACACGTTCTTATGAAGATAAAAGCGGAATTCCAAAGCTTGTAACAGAGATCATTGTTTCAGATTTCTTCAAAATGCAAAAAAATCAAGTCGCTTGA
- a CDS encoding single-stranded DNA-binding protein, which yields MNTLRNSVQLVGHLGKDPEVTDLDKGKKLARVSMAVNEFYTSAKGEKTSNTQWVNLIAWDKKAEYLSNHLVKGNEVMVQGKLSSRSYEDKTGQTKYVTEIVVNEVYKINRPKED from the coding sequence ATGAACACACTACGCAATTCAGTCCAGTTAGTTGGACATTTAGGTAAAGATCCTGAAGTTACTGATCTTGACAAAGGAAAGAAGTTAGCCAGAGTTTCAATGGCAGTTAATGAATTTTACACATCTGCTAAAGGTGAAAAGACCAGTAACACACAATGGGTAAATCTTATTGCCTGGGATAAGAAGGCGGAATACCTGAGCAATCACCTTGTAAAAGGAAATGAGGTGATGGTACAGGGTAAGCTTTCTTCTCGCTCCTATGAAGATAAAACAGGACAGACAAAATATGTTACCGAAATTGTGGTCAATGAAGTTTATAAAATCAACAGGCCTAAAGAAGACTGA
- the ssb gene encoding single-stranded DNA-binding protein: MNTLRNSVQLIGHLGKTPELITLEKGRLVVKATLATHETYTSNNGEHITNTHWHNLVAWGRLAENMSRILEKGTAVLIKGKLVTRSYEDKSGIPKLVTEIIVSDFFKMQKNQVA, encoded by the coding sequence ATGAACACACTACGTAATTCAGTCCAATTGATTGGGCACCTTGGAAAGACACCAGAACTGATCACACTTGAAAAAGGTAGGTTAGTGGTTAAAGCAACTTTAGCTACTCATGAGACCTATACTTCAAACAATGGAGAGCACATTACCAACACCCATTGGCATAATCTTGTAGCCTGGGGGCGCTTGGCTGAGAACATGAGCAGGATTTTAGAAAAAGGAACTGCAGTATTAATAAAAGGCAAACTGGTCACACGATCTTATGAAGATAAGAGCGGAATTCCAAAGCTTGTTACAGAAATCATTGTTTCAGATTTCTTCAAAATGCAAAAAAATCAAGTCGCTTGA